In Archocentrus centrarchus isolate MPI-CPG fArcCen1 chromosome 23, fArcCen1, whole genome shotgun sequence, the sequence attaatgttttattgtttctatgACCGGTGGTCTAATAAACGGAAGCACTGTATGTCAGAtttgcgcttttttttttttttttttttggatgccaaattaaatattttatgattAAAGAGCAAAACCACAACAGTctgttttaatgctgtaattCATTAAAATACAGGAACCAATAACTAATGCACATATGCAACACTTTCTTCATATTTGactacacaggaaaaaaaaatacaaaagagaatttttttaaattttattttattttatttgatccCAAATTTTAAAATAGAAGTGAATACAGTACCAATGCTGTACTTCAGCTGACTTGATTTGATGCTAAATCAGATGTTTTAAGATTCAGTTCAAATCAAGACTACAAAGCGCCAAATTAAAAGACTCCGTCTCCTTAAGGTGTTTTCTCCTGTGGGGTAAAGACGCTACAGCACTGCAgagaaatcccaacaatcaaatgatcccctgtgagcaagcactcggcgacagtggggaggaacaACTCCCTTtggaaaggaagaaacctccggcagaaccaggctcagggaggggcggccatctgcAGCGACCGGTTGGGGAGGACTCAAAAAGGAGACGGGATGACGCTAAAATTGAAtctagtttttgttaaatttaatcATCGCTGCCTTTAAAGCAGCTTCTAAAGGGCTTAACCAAAGCTTTTTTCACTGCTGAAAAGAATCTGGAAACTTTGGACTTCTTTGGAGGAGGACCGAAGATGATATTGAGATTGAGTTTCACCTGCTTCAGGACAGCTTCATCAAAAAATGAATCACCTGCCGTAGCAGCCTTCAACACCTTCTCCGGGGACCCAAACTCTTTGATGAGGCCTTTAGTCATGGATCTGGTGAATTCATACATGGCGTCATCGAGATTTCTGGCAGACTGTTCCCTTCTGATTTGTGGGTACAACAAACCAGCCAAATGCTTGATGATGACATCTGCATCTGAACGACAGAGAAGCCATTGGTTTGTGGATTTTGTGGCTATCTGGATAAGTATAAATGCAGACAGGTCCTTGGATATTTTCTCAGCATCAAAATATGATGCCAGTGTCTGATGGCTGATGTGAAATATCGTAGGCTTAGGATGAGAGGGCAGCTTTAATTTTGGTTCTGAGTGACAGGCTCTTCTCAAAGAACTGTCTTCTGGAGATGTGTTGCTAGGCCTTGATGGGATGATGGGATGATAGGATGTAACAAAGCTTCCCTCTTCAGACACGTTCCGCTTTGCTGTCTTCGCTGTCCTCCAATGGGTCTTGGCTTTGCTTTTGGGACTTGAAGGAGATGCTGCAGATCCATCAGactttgtgtattttctttctgtctggGTCTGGGCTGTTGCAATAAATTTCTGGATTTCTTCTGCAGCCCCGGAGGCTTGGTCACTCTGTATGGTTTGCTCTATGTTTTCGTTCTCCAGCCAGAGTAGAACCTTCTGCAGGAACTTTTCTACAGAGTCTTCTATGAGAACATAGAGGACTTCGTCAGAAAACGGACGCCCTGAGCTGCTTGCTGAACGTGGAGTCCTGGAGATCACGGAGTCTGAGAGGGATCTCCCCATCGCAGGCACTGGTATTTTATCAACGTCATTGACCATTAGAAAGTCAAAGATTTTGTTTGTCAGTTCCCTTGAAAAATCCCTGACTTCCgggttgtttttaatgttttccatgGTAATCAAAGTAATGCAATGTCCTTCCTGCTTTGCCAGTATTGTATACAATTTAGTAATCTTTGAGATGATGGCATTAAAGTCAGCTGAAGGAGACTTCGGGGTTGGCATTTCTCTTGAAGATGAGGAAGACTCAGGAGGAGTTTCTGGCATTGATCCTGAGATGCTGATATCAATACTCTCAGGGGAGGCCGGTCTCTCATCCTGGCATTTGGCCATGTTAGACAGAACAACCAAgaaatttttgctttttttcaaagcttttttcagctctgttttcagttttgcaaATTGCTTTTTGACAAATGCGTAAAACTGTTGTTTGTACAATTTTTCCCTGGCACGTGCTCTGGATGGGAAATGTGAGGTGAAGAAATCTCTCAGCTGATTGATAATTAACTTCACATCAAATCCAAATTTAGGTGAGCAAGGTGAGTCAGAATCTGAATCCAGGTTGTCAAAGATGATTTTgacaatttctgctgcagctttttctACTGGGATTGGACCTTGGATTTTTCCAGCTTGTCCCCCAGTTTTTCTCAACTTCTGACACCATCTTGAGAGAATCTCACGAACCTCAATGGTGGCTGATTCCACTGAGATGATGGATGTGATGCTTTCATCACTGGAATCGCTGGGGCCTGAATCCTCTTCCCTTCTCCTGCAGCAGAACTGCAGCTGGCCTGCATACTGTCTTAGGCATGAGGCAGCATCTGAAACCATGCGACGCAGTTTTTTTATGCAGCTCGTAATCCCGCTGATGTAAACAGCTGGGTCTGACGGCCAATCTTTGCTTTTGGAGAGCAGACTGGCGAATGACTTGATCTTCTCCGAGATCTCCTCTTCAATCATCCGGGTCAAATTCTGAGCGCTCTCACATGTCTCTTTGAGCACTTTGAGCGCGCTGGAAATGGCTGCTGAGCTGGAGTCTCCAAGTGATGGCTTTATTTTCCCTGCAGCTGAGGCTATTTCCTCTGGACTTTGAATATTTGGGAAAGCACGTTTAATGACGCTGGCTGAAGCGATCTGAATCATTTCAACAATCATATCAACCAGAGCTGCTTGAACCTCTGAGTCCCAAGCACCATTTCTGATCATGCCCCACTGTAATTCAGTGAGCTTTTCCAATGAGCTATTAATCACTGGTAAAAGCTCATCTGCTGTTACCACAACTCGAATTTCACCTTCGTCTGTTTCTGTGGACATTGTTGCTTCACAAGCTCTAGTGTCGAAGTCTGATTCCAAACGGACTCACTTTTAATAATGACTGAGTGTCGCGGGGATGTGTAAAGCCTTGGTTTGAGCCAAGCGTAACGTCAGTGTAAAATCAAAGGCTTACGGCGGCTTTGACCTCTGACGTCACAATCGAACGCGCGCGAATGAATACACGCGCACGCGCATggaaaaaccaaaagaaacaaaGCCACTAGCGCGCGCGCACGTGAAGAAGCACTTTATAGTTTTCAGTCACGTCAAAACTTTGAAGTGGTGGGAACGCGGTCCTcgctagctagctagctgttACGATAGCGATCCGTTAGCTTCACAGctataaacatacaaacatacggTTATGTTCGTTTTAGTTTAGGGAGTTGGTTTTAGTGAGCTgatggggcctattccaggaagcaggttcgaCAAACTCggtttaaaaacagactctgagatcagtaaggaaagaaagccagcaATGgcgtcaccatggcaacgggtaaacAAAGAGCGGCGCCTCCATTTAAATCCGATGGACGGAGTGTGACGAGTCAGGGGAGGCAGTCATCATGATAAGTATAATACTAACAGTGATAAGacaaaatacatttgaccactcgattgttctataaaactgttttcttaaTTATTTCAACAACATGAgacaagatggcgccggtgtgcTTGGCTGGCCGTGTGTTTTTTGGTGGCCGGCTGTGTTTTTTGGTGCTTGCTGCTCACAATGGCCAGTGCTTTATTGGTGTACGATCGCCAAATGTTACTAGACATTAGAAGTTCTGCCAAACCTTTATACACGTTTGACCATAGTGGGCATAAAACTCTTCCCCCGCTCTTATCAGCAACCCCAGCTTTCCTTTACCGCGTCCCAGCGCCTTTTCGGCGTAAGCACCACCGAGGGAAACGCAGCGGTTTTCTGGTAAGGCTGAAAGCTGGGCTGGAGCCTTTATATCCAGCTTCTGGAGTTAAATCCGGATCGGGGCTTCGAGTCTCTGTGTCATGGCGCTCACTGGACCCCATCAACACGTGCATGATACTTGTCGTCGGCCTGGATGAAACGTCATTGTCTTGCCGCCCCTGCTCTCTGCGTCCCCGTTGGCGCGGTGTAAATCCGCTGAATCTCCGACCCCTGCGTTGTGTTCCCCGGACGGCAGATGCTCCGGACCTGGCCTGGTGAATGCCAGGCCGCTTGTAAAAAAAAGTTCGTCCTGAAGGATTTCTTCACCTCCCACGAATTGGATCTCCTCTTTGTGACAGAGACCTGGCTGAATCCTGGTGAGTCCAGCGCTTTCCCGGAACTCCTGCTGTTGCTTCTTTAACGCTCCACGAACATCAGGTCATGGAGGAGGATTAACGATGGTCTTCAAGACTGATTTACATGTAAACAAATTTGGCTGCCGTCCTCCTTcaccagctttgaactgctctTACTTGAATTGGGTCGCTCTCACACAGTGCTGTGTGCTCTGGTCTATCGGCCTCCTAAATACAATAAGGACTTTATAAatgacttttctgtgttcttatCGGAAGTTATGCCCAACTATGATCGTGTCCTTATTGCTGGAGATTTTAATGTCCATGTTTATTGTCTTGACCACCCTATTGCAAAGGACTGTTTAACTCTTGAGTCTTTTAACCTGGTGCAGCGTGTCTGGTGCCACTCAGGAACGTGGACACACACTTGACCTTGCTTTGACACATGGTCTGCCCGTTCTTAACCTGGACATCTGTGAGGCAGTGTTTCCTGACCACAGGCCTGTCCTGTTTGGGATCTCTGGGCTGGACTGTAGGGAAACCTCGGCCTGCTGATGTCGGATTATGAACCCTTCCACAGCTCTTCGGCTCTCCACTGTTTTCACACAGAACTGTGTCACTCCTGAGTATGTAGGTGATGACACAGAGGGGttgagtttatggtttcataacACCTGCCAAAACATTATCGACATTGTGGCTCCATTAAAGATTAGGCAGTCCAAAGCTAAACATGAGCCTTGGCTGAATGACACGACCCGCTCAGTGAGACACGAGTGCTGCAGAGCTGAGTGGAAGTGGAGGAAAGACAGATTACAGGTGTCCTTTCAAATTCTAAGAGACTGTTGGCGTCGCTATCAGGCAACTGTAAAAGAGGCCAGGATTAAATATTTCTCAGCCATTGTCGTCTCAAATTGTCACACGCCTCGCGTGTTGTTTAAAACCATCAGTAGTGTTTTAAATCCACCACAGTCTGACTGCATTGAAGCCTCCTCTGATGTCTGTGAAAGATTTATGCAGTTCTTTATCAGTAAGGTCGCCACTATAAGGGCTCTTATTTCTCCTCCTGTGAATGACCCCTCAGTCTctgcttcctgctctgctgtttttgacagttttaaGCCTGTAATACTGGAATTTCTACAGGAGCTTGTTGGTCACTTGAAGCCTTCTGGTTCTCCAAATGATGTTATCCCTCCTTGTCTTTTGAAAGACATTTTTCCCACTGTTGGGTCAGCTGTGCTTAATATTATAAACAGCAGTCTGTGCTCAGGTGTTGTCCCTGTAAATTTcaaacatgctgttgtgcagcctctgattaaaaaaagccTGGTCTGGATCCCACAGTTTTAGACCTATTTCtagtctgccttttttttttttatcaaaaatccttgaaaagGTGGTTTACAGTCAGCTGATGACCTTTTTAAATGAGCACAATATTTTTGAAGACTTCCAATCTGGTTTTAAACCCCTGCACAGCACTGAATCAgcacttttaagagtttttaatgacgTCTTCTTAGCTACTGACTCAGGTGATTgtgttgttcttgttcttttagatttaactgctgcctttgatacagtggaCCATAAAATTTTAATCTCTCGTCTGGAGCAGTGGGCGGGAATCAGGGGCACAGCCCTGAGTTGGTTTCAGTCTTGTCAAGTCGGAGTTTCTGTGTTGGACTTGGCGAATTTGTGTCCTCCACGGCTCCACTTGTGTGTGGGGTGCCACAGGGCTCGGTGCTAGGCCCGCTCCTTTTCTCCCTTTATCTATTACCGCCGGGCCACATACTTAGAAAATATGATATCTCTTTATGCGTCTGCTATGCGGACGACAGCCCGATATATGTGCCACTTAAAAGGAAAGACTCCTACTCAGTGGCACAATTACTTAAATGCAGAGCTGATGTTAAGGCATGGCTGAGGCAtttcactgagaaaaaaaaacagaggtgacCCCCACTGGTAGATCTGGGCTCTCTGGCACAGTTTCTCAAACCAACAATCATAAACTTAGGAGTCAAAATAGATCCAGACATGAAGCTTGACAGCCACATAAATGCTGTGGTCAAGTCGAGCTTTTTTCACCTGAGGCCAAAATAAAGCCAGTTCTCCAAAGGTGAGACTTTGAAACAGTAATCCACACCTTTGTTACCACTcagctggattactgtaatacaCTTTATATGGGGCTTAGAGGGTCCGCTATTGCTCGCCTTCAACTGGTGCAGAATGCTGCTGGGTGGGTTTTAACTGGTGCCTGCAAACATGAGcacatttcacctgttttagCATCACTTCACTGGTTACCCGTTCGTTTTAGGAtccattttaaatttattttatttacttttaaatctctaaatggtCTTGCCCCACCCTATCTCTCTGAGCTCCTACACACTTAGATTCACAGCTGGTTGCTCAGGTCggcagaccagctgcttctgACCGGGCCTAAAACCAGGtttaagctcagaggggaccggGCCTTTGCAGTGGCAGCACCGAATCTCTGGAATGATCTGCcactgcatattagacaggcctcatcactcaccttttttctttgacttttaacactaacaaaacagacactgtgAGCTGTGTGCTTTTTCTAATGTAATTTTCAAGTATTTTAATGTATATTATtgagctgtttttatgtttgattatAAACAGTATAGTCTGTCTAATATACTGAACGAATGACTTTTTTGAGAGGAGTCAGATGAACCCGAGATCTTGCAAAAGtgcatctctttttttctcccatgcCTGCCCCCCAAatgtcccttgcggggttcTGTAGGTTTGCAAATATTCTTTTTGGAACTATACAAATAATTGTAGTCCTTAAATAAAGAATGTATTTAATTATAGACATTTTAAAGTCATAAACTGGCAACAGTGGCTGTTCTGTACTGGTAGCTGCTTCAATTAAAATACACAGGGCACTACAGGGAACaggattttatttgatttattttgcaaaaacagaccatcaccaaaaaaacaaaacaaaacaaaaagacaaacactgctgtgtgtgtgtgtgttcatggctGCAGTTCGTAGCCCAGTGGGTCGAGTCCTCGGTCCAGCAGGGAGAGAGACGACTCCCTCAGTTTCTGCAGAAACCTCCTGAGCTCCTCCTTCGAGAACACCTGAGTTTgtggggagagggaggaagagtgAAAACAGACTCCGAACAGAGTCagagtttaaaagtaaactccgagcttcccgttccagaacagctgatcagagtagGAGCAATCAGCTTTGAGTACATTCATCCTGAATTACACAGACGCAAGAAAGCCAAAccttacatttaatttttaacttGAATTCTCCCTCTAACCTACCAAGCATCGGCTTAGAGCCGGCTCTTGTGTAGAGTTTCCTCACAAGAGCAAACAGCAGACACTGCGCGTGGTGTACCTTTGTGCACGCGGCTGCAAAAagcattatatttaaaattcaagcactcgtggacaatattaaaatccaagcattttcaaggatttcaaGGATACAAACCCTGCATATTCTTCCCTAAACAAGTACAGCTGACAGATTCTGTTTTCATGCACCTTCGCATGTATTTCTGCAGGCTTCAGGTACCTGATAGAGGCGGTGCTGGTCAGACGAGATGATGTCAGCGAGCCGCAGCGCCTCCTGGTGTCTTGAGGAGCTCTGCAGCACGCTGAGCAGCAGGAAGCTGAGGCGGGGCAGACACAGAGAGCGCAACACCGCCATCTGGTGGCTGCGCTCCGAGTCCTGCTCCGAATCCTGCAAACAACcaaatgttaatttaaaaacCTGCGTCTGAGTTATGACTGTAACTAACACAGTCGTCCCTCGCTGTATCGCAATTCGCTCATTGTGGCTTCACCGTATCacgggtttaaaaaaaattaagttctcaatatataaatttatatacAGGATTTTGCAGTATAGaagtatttatataacaccCCGAAGGCTTTTAGTGGAAATAGAAGTTACAGCCGAGGgtgaagatactgcaccaccttcatcgccatcagtactaCACAGCTACATAACTCATCTTCATCGTTCAAGTCGTAGtaagagtgggaaaggtttataggagtgtgggaagggcTTACAAAGCcttgaaatatatataaataataaaatatataatataagatggattttcacctatcgcaggggtctctggaacataacccccgtgataggtgagggatcactgtactCCTAAAACGTTAAATTAATCTCTTAGAGAGCGTGTTCATGTTCTGATGTAAGCAGTGACCTTTCTGTCGTCGACCATCCAGCCTCCGTCCACAAACAGCAGAACGTTGTAGATTCTCTCTTTCACGTCTTCAGTCAGAGCATCCAGACGGCACGACCAGGCAGACAGGGAGGCCTGACACACAccagaaaaaaagcacagtgTGCGACACCTTAAATACTGacttcttaaataaataaaaaaaggaagccATGTACAATAACAAGAGTTTCAGtgtgaattcagtgattttatttttaaattagtgGCACTACAGTTTGGCAGAAAGGAATACTAGGTGTTGTACATGTGTGTACCTGGTACTCCTTTTCTCTCATCTCATTGGCTACCCTCTCTGTGAATTTGGCCTCGGGTGCCGGCGCCGGCTTCTGCGGGGCTGAACTGCTGTGTCTGAACCAGTCAGTGAACGCCTCGTGGGCCTCCTGCAGGACCATCAAAGGACACATTCAGATCAATAAACCTCAGTGAACTCGGTCATTAAACGCAACACGAAGACAGGGGTCGCTGGCGCACCAGGTAGGCTCTGATGCACAGGTGTTCTCTGACGGCGTTCTCGTCCTCAGCGGGCAGCTGACCGACCTCCGACCACTGGCAGTAAATCTGACTCATCGAGTCCTCTGGGACTTTGGAGAACACCGCCTTGGCTGCATCGTGTTTCTGCAGAGCTGAGAGACGACAGACGACAAACTGTAGAATCTCAGTTTGATTCCAACAAATCAAACGATAAACTGatcaaacaaagaaaagtacCTAGAAACTTCCTCATGATGGCGTTGGACTGCTTTAGGGCTTCGGCTCGGTGGGCGGGGTTGTCTAGGAGCCAATCGATAACGTCAATCTTCCTTTGGTCCTCCTATCAGAGCACAGCACCGCAGTAGCCATGTTTACACGTATGAAAGAACGTCACACAGAAGCCTGTTGGATACAGACCAGTTTTTGCACTGCCTGCCGTTAACAGAAATACAGTACGTCGACATGTGGTTAACACAACAGACGTGCGCAGTGAGGATAATCTCACACCGAACATCAGAAGACGTTTACACGGACACCGATCTGGTTAACGATCAATACAGCCCACCTCTCTTGATCGGAGGGAAATTTTGATCTGAAGGAGTGTGATCGGATCAGAATCTTCCAGTTAGCCTGTTTACACGAAGCATTTTTTTATCCTGTGTGCTGACTCCATACAGTTCCACCAGTACTGCAAACACGTGCATACCTGTGTTAAATATGGCAGGGttcagctttattttgttttaggcTACAGAagtgattttaaatgattttgagttttttaatggattaaaccACAGGTGTGAAACATATGGCCCGGGGGCCAGAATCAGCACACCAAAGGGTCAGATCTGGTCCACTGGATGGATGTCATTAATAATTcgattttttaaagtaaagtaCACTCAAATTACCAGTGTACTGATGCCAGCCTTTCTGGGAAATGTGTGCATAATTAAAAGATTTTCTTGATATTGGTGGTTCAATGACACACATACAATTATGGACAGCGTGGCTGTTACCTTAGTAGTTCCCGTCTCCAGCGTTTGGCTGTGGTGCGTGAACTCGGTGtcatctctctgtctcactgtctCCACCACCAGTTTGGTTATGGATGAAACATCCAGACCTTGGCAGACACACAAATGGTCAGTTTTCTCTCAGCGATAAAGCTTCTGCACTTACTGACCTCAGCACGTTACAGCATCTCACTCACCGGCATCGGTGGCGAGCTGCAGGCAGCGGGGGCGGAGCTCTGGCTGCGTGACAGTCTCCAGGAAGGCAGCGTACTGAGCGGTGGCGAGCTCGGCGGGAAGCTGGCCGACATAGCTCGCCACGAGGTCAGTCTGCTGGTCTCGGATCAGAAGTGAGACGTAGGCCTTCAGCACGTCGATGCACACCTCCTCCTGAAGAGAGAAAGGCAGGAGCACAGGGCATTTGCAAATCTGAGCACATAACCAATCTGCGGATCCTCGATGTGACCGCCACACTTGAGCCACATTTgctgaaaatacatttaatcCACTTATTTTCTATTAAATTTACAAAGTACTAATTCGATCATACCAAGTGTTGCTACACCAGAAGGGGGCTGGTTGGAATCATTTACTTTTAATATCTGGTCCATTTAATTAGAATCTGAAGTTAGGATCTTGGCCTGGAAAAATTGTTtgtagatgatactcagctttatccatgaagccagatgacacacaacaATTAGTAaacctgcaggaatgtcttaaggACATAAAgtcctggatgacctctaatttcctgcttctgaattcagataaaacggaaattcttgtactcggccccacaaatcttagaaacatggtgtctaaccagatacttactctggatggcattactttggcctccagtaacactgtgagaaatcttggagtcatttttgaccaggatatgtccttcaatgcacatattaaacaaatatgtaggaccgcttttttgcatttgcgcaatatttctaaaattagaaacatcctttctcagagtgatgctgaaaagataattcatgcatttattacttctaggctggattattgtaattcattattatcaggctgtcctaaaagctccctgaaaagccttcagctgatccaaaatgctgcagctagagtactgacagggactagaaagagagagcagatttctcccatattggcttctcttcattggctccctgttaaatctagaatagaatttaaaatccttctcctcacctacaaggtcttgaataatcaggccccatcttatctcaaagacctcatagtaccatatcaccccaacagagcacttctctctcagccttacttgtggttcctaggatacatTTTTGTGTCATCTCTCCcttagtgtgtcttttgtcccgtctccctcccctcagccctaaCCGGTCGTGGTGAatggctgcccctccttgagcccGGAGATTTCTTCCTATTCAAAAGGGACTTTTTTCCACTTCCACAAAGCACTTGGTCATAGGGGGGTCGTCAGATTGTTGGGGTTCTCTGTATTGcttttaccttacagtataaagtccCTTGAGGCAACGGTTGCTGTGAAtcggtgctatataaataaacctgaactgaAATAAATTTAGTTACTGTTTAGTTCCACTGTAGTCAGgtattgttttagtgtttgtgtCACCGCTCTGATCAGCCAGTATTTAAGTTCTTCTTTGTCTCAGTTAGTTTGATGTTATTTTGCGGTCCTACGTCAGTATTATAACTTCAGCACAGTTCCAGTTATTTAACCTGTTTTAAAAAAGACTCAGAAGTATCagttaactgtgtgtgtgagttttgggttaaaataaaGCCCAGCTGTTTGAAACACTACACTGTGTTCCTATTACactgtctgtaaacatctgaAGACATGATCTAACTTTTAAAAGTGAGGCCCAGTTTTGCTGATTAATTATTTCGTTTGGGAGTCACTGCTTTCATTAGTTTATAGTTTGCTAACATTGGTTTATGGGAGAAGTCTTTATGTTCAGCTGATCAGTTcaaatgtataaaaacacatttaaaagtgaAGCTAAACTAAGTGACGTTAATTCAATCAGCTTTAAGGATCTGAGAATTTATTAcagtttaattcatttaatACAAACCTGAGATTCTCATTAAATGACCTGTAAAATCCTTAATGTGGACTTTACCTTCAGTGCCAAACCCAGAGAGCGGAAAAACAGCACAAGGTGTGTCATGAAACGCAGAAGGTGGGAGGGGAGGGGCTTAGAGgctgtcagccaatcagaaaattcCTCCAACAGACCTGAGTGAGACAAACACGAAGAGGCTCAGGGGAAACCCTTTGGAGCTCACATGTTCGATGGTTTCTGTGAGGTCAAAGTCGGTCTTACCGTCCAGGTCTCCCAGGATGACAAACCTCTGGATGACGTGGTAATGCTCTCTCGTCTCCTCCAGCACCCTCtgcacacacaggaaaaaacaaaaacccattgGTTTACTGTGTTGTGTGACTTCAATATTTTCCAATCACATGAGTTAGAACCGGTTTCACCTTTGACTCGGAGGCTTGAAGCTCCTCAAACACTTTCTCCATGGtccagctgcaggaggagacaGTAGATGAGACAAAGAAGCTTTGTGCAGATTTAGACATTCAGACTTGTGCACTTGTGTCGTACTTGGCCTCCAGGTACTCCCGCGGCAACGTCTCCACCTCCTGATGGGCCATGCCCGACGACATGAGGTCCTTCTCAACCAGCGAGTCCACCATCACTCTGAAGTAGGCCCACACACAGTCCTCCCACGAGTCACACACAGCCAGCagctgaaacacaaaaacacacacatctgtcaTCTACAGCAGAGGTCCCCAAACTTCTCTGAGCCGCAAAATGTGACATCGCATGAATAACATCCTCTCTGCCCACAATGCTCTCTGATCGCTATGGTAATgtttaaacatgccttcaaaataagacaaaCAGTAGAAATCTCCTCAGATTCAAATGGACCGTATAATTTCATCCAACtcgtaaaaaataaataaataaataaaataaaaaatccaaataagTGTAATTTGGATAAAATCAAATTCTTCCAAATATTGAATTTCGCTGCTTCATCTCAGTGCagccaatcaagacatcacgttACTGTGTAGACACTAAAGCGATCTGCAGGCGCTGTTAGTGTGTGCagctgtgcatgaacgagccggtGTGTGGAAGTAGGCGTACGGGAGCTGAAGAGGGCTTTACTCACCCGACTTATACGATCATATTTAATTAGAAATGCATCCCAATGGGAGCAGATTTTTCAACGAGGTAGGAGAAAATCCAACTTGTATGATCAGATTttggtgatgattttattggaattaacgtTAGGAGAAATCGGGACCTGCAGACGCCATCCGACTAGAGtgaaaatctgatttgtgtGACTTCAACTTAggcgatttttactgtataaagcacatgaaaaatAGAACCCACCGTGACCCTGAATTAGTGTGAACCCTGAGCCTGCTTCTACTCACTTTTGCTAGCATGTGGGTTGGCCGGCACACACACCAGTgcaagctttgatttcacagggagaggctgcagagccgcggtgtcgaGCGCCGGAGAGAGTCAGCCCCTTGGctgcgtccgcatcactgctaTCCCCGTGATGTTAAATATAAATGGACTCGTTCTTACAaggcacttttctactcttgttgagcgctcaaatatttaaacgagcgttatgtaggtcacaggaaccagtgaagcttgtgggtttaattttagcggtgacgtatcacgTGACCGAGAC encodes:
- the nup107 gene encoding nuclear pore complex protein Nup107 is translated as MDWGQSELPSPVVRDDEVTVAARRRRKKVAFPSPGSPVISTVTPARPLLRNTPASLFRQAVTPRVPDVSAILAPGGRTPRYTHTPRNALSSLNLDDSDWTNSMYTSPLSGQENTSFFRDDIGNLSSALLKEDDPGEAAAASLFSEFLGAFVKHSSSAVFELLDDYQALCQDKVDVLQSVVLRAGQNSKTAGVRWLLQQENCTWRLIGSLYRDRVQLALEDDLMTDMVVPSESEKVVVEQLFQRDAIIRQSQLVVDWLESIAKDQIGDFSDNIEFYAKNVCWENTLHALKMRRKSGTSFTVPLVTELDPDAPLRQQRPLADLDREDDARLLKNLFTLIRAGMTEEAQRLCKRCGQAWRAATLEGWKLYHDPNMTSGGVELQPVEGNPHRGIWKACCWRMAEEEQLNRYERAIYASLSGNLKPLLAVCDSWEDCVWAYFRVMVDSLVEKDLMSSGMAHQEVETLPREYLEANWTMEKVFEELQASESKRVLEETREHYHVIQRFVILGDLDGLLEEFSDWLTASKPLPSHLLRFMTHLVLFFRSLGLALKEEVCIDVLKAYVSLLIRDQQTDLVASYVGQLPAELATAQYAAFLETVTQPELRPRCLQLATDAGLDVSSITKLVVETVRQRDDTEFTHHSQTLETGTTKEDQRKIDVIDWLLDNPAHRAEALKQSNAIMRKFLALQKHDAAKAVFSKVPEDSMSQIYCQWSEVGQLPAEDENAVREHLCIRAYLEAHEAFTDWFRHSSSAPQKPAPAPEAKFTERVANEMREKEYQASLSAWSCRLDALTEDVKERIYNVLLFVDGGWMVDDRKDSEQDSERSHQMAVLRSLCLPRLSFLLLSVLQSSSRHQEALRLADIISSDQHRLYQVFSKEELRRFLQKLRESSLSLLDRGLDPLGYELQP